The following coding sequences are from one Pseudonocardia sp. HH130630-07 window:
- the map gene encoding type I methionyl aminopeptidase: MIELKTPAEIELMRAAGAVTAAALAAVREAAVAGVRLKDLDTVAADVIAAAGAEALFLGYRPGPASTPFPAVACISVNDAIVHGIPGDHVLAAGDLLSVDTGARLHGWSSDAAVSFVVGEHPEPGVTRRDEDLIATTRAALDAGIAAAVPGARLGDIGHAIGRVARGAGYGLMENHGGHGIGREMHEAPHVANEGRPGRGLRLRPGLVLALEPMLIAGGTDAYVEDPDGWTLRTVDWTRAAHIEHTVAVTADGPEILTLPARVRAAH; the protein is encoded by the coding sequence GTGATCGAACTGAAGACCCCGGCCGAGATCGAGCTGATGCGCGCGGCCGGTGCGGTCACCGCCGCCGCGCTGGCCGCCGTCCGGGAGGCCGCGGTGGCCGGCGTCCGCCTGAAGGACCTGGACACGGTCGCCGCCGACGTCATCGCCGCCGCCGGCGCCGAGGCGTTGTTCCTCGGCTACCGGCCGGGCCCGGCGTCGACACCCTTCCCTGCGGTGGCCTGCATCAGCGTCAACGACGCCATCGTGCACGGCATCCCGGGCGACCACGTACTCGCCGCGGGCGACCTGCTCTCGGTCGACACCGGGGCCCGCCTGCACGGGTGGAGCAGCGACGCGGCCGTCTCCTTCGTCGTCGGCGAGCACCCGGAACCCGGGGTGACCCGCCGTGACGAGGACCTGATCGCCACCACCCGGGCCGCGCTCGACGCCGGCATCGCCGCCGCCGTGCCCGGCGCCCGCCTCGGCGACATCGGGCACGCGATCGGCCGGGTCGCCCGCGGCGCCGGGTACGGACTCATGGAGAACCACGGCGGGCACGGCATCGGGCGCGAGATGCACGAGGCGCCGCACGTCGCCAACGAGGGGCGCCCCGGCCGCGGCCTCCGGTTGCGCCCGGGCCTGGTCCTCGCGCTGGAGCCGATGCTCATCGCCGGTGGCACCGACGCCTACGTCGAGGACCCCGACGGCTGGACGCTGCGGACCGTCGACTGGACCCGCGCCGCCCACATCGAGCACACCGTCGCCGTCACCGCCGACGGCCCGGAGATCCTCACACTGCCCGCCCGCGTCCGGGCGGCGCACTGA